One sulfur-oxidizing endosymbiont of Gigantopelta aegis genomic region harbors:
- a CDS encoding DUF1631 family protein gives MKNNINASLAPLFNITERWFSVFLRQFSDRLTDELIDKAEQTTSVTVQSDCFTALHSLKNSVDEAIPLFIDSLSESFYTSKAGQTFDGSFSNNLSTNKRSRESLNLIATKDLEENLSFDTVIEKINQQNREAFEHLETRIFALLKLRGEEISKSPLSADTILSAFRSSMHTFDFSPDVRLQVYKLFEQFLAVHLPALLDELNNALIKQGILPEIISDYRIKKEYTKPLTPPLSKSEEIPSPIETQDNYNQNNIPGNEYPEFSPTANSTLTHFSPPSTRQQRTSTLNNRHLELAQNLARNKTSLNQNTGTRKQLNQLLTKKRSTPVIFSSLQENANNHLLQLHDVYAENHLNKNTQNNDNFTHHHETSTQELISSLQALHHNALLYDAMQSSPSIHLQIKNNILADTNKQSHSTALKNKKLHLIDMIEDLFTHIENNKHLSIRAKKLFRRLMIPIIHLSLVDDTFINNTTHVARHFLDDFANAAFGITDTEESINNPVYLKLKKISTQLGRENKINKAIFSELDGDLKQFVNYRKQQANHTRKQPQAVKANLQSKVDNIVQQAIKDKEIPPGIHLFIDKIWKNVLLNIYSDNSSSDDMKERANAFISALIFSITATQKHIERVRIQRLIPIINEELQFGLARVHCPKNIQDKITLAIKKLHHAALQSTEGKTKQQPNNLNNEPDKIIFRNELFDDSQAADGSHLADGSQVAETAKVNSPESAPESTLESVLDSKAMHSELTQFDEEINTPTKVVVTEVSTLEEAFVDSIAEEDALAEQAPKKTGLTHLINRPTTHCVKKNYTPEKQSKTDFELIRLVNNSYKLQLIDDEYTYQVKNITEDSWLEFCFKSHYSRARVTWVKDDKSQFSCLTQNNRVIEISLEALSDSFRQGIGSIVQASSLMGDAIQAVSDSAMQDKGLSK, from the coding sequence ATGAAAAATAATATCAATGCATCCCTCGCACCACTCTTTAACATCACTGAACGATGGTTTTCAGTGTTTCTCCGCCAGTTTTCAGACAGATTGACAGATGAGTTAATCGATAAAGCAGAACAAACCACCTCGGTGACTGTTCAATCTGATTGTTTCACAGCCTTACATAGCCTGAAAAATTCTGTTGATGAGGCCATACCTTTATTCATCGACTCTCTCTCAGAAAGTTTTTACACCTCAAAAGCAGGGCAAACTTTTGACGGTTCATTCAGCAATAATTTATCAACCAACAAACGCAGTCGTGAAAGCCTCAATCTGATTGCCACTAAAGATCTTGAAGAAAACCTATCCTTTGATACCGTCATTGAAAAAATTAACCAGCAAAATCGTGAGGCTTTTGAGCATTTAGAAACCCGAATATTTGCCTTACTTAAGTTACGAGGCGAAGAAATCAGCAAGAGTCCACTCAGTGCTGATACAATTCTGTCAGCTTTCCGCTCTAGCATGCACACTTTTGATTTTTCTCCCGATGTGCGACTACAGGTTTATAAATTATTTGAACAATTTTTAGCTGTTCACCTGCCAGCCTTATTGGATGAACTCAACAACGCATTGATTAAGCAAGGCATCTTGCCTGAAATTATCAGCGATTACCGTATAAAGAAAGAATATACAAAGCCCTTAACCCCACCCTTAAGTAAGTCTGAAGAAATTCCAAGCCCTATAGAAACTCAAGACAATTATAATCAAAATAATATACCAGGTAATGAATACCCTGAATTTAGTCCAACAGCAAATAGCACTTTAACTCATTTTAGTCCGCCATCTACAAGGCAACAAAGAACATCAACACTGAATAATCGTCACTTAGAATTAGCCCAGAATTTAGCTAGAAATAAAACCTCCCTAAACCAAAATACTGGCACCAGAAAACAACTCAATCAATTGCTAACAAAGAAAAGATCGACACCTGTCATTTTTTCATCGTTACAAGAAAATGCTAACAATCATTTATTGCAACTCCATGATGTTTACGCTGAAAATCACCTTAATAAAAACACGCAGAATAATGACAATTTCACACATCATCATGAAACCAGTACTCAGGAATTAATTAGCTCCCTGCAAGCCTTGCATCATAATGCTTTGCTCTATGATGCCATGCAATCATCACCCTCAATTCACTTACAAATAAAAAATAACATTCTTGCTGATACCAATAAGCAATCTCACAGCACTGCCCTAAAAAATAAAAAGTTACACTTAATCGATATGATTGAGGATTTATTTACTCATATTGAAAACAATAAACACCTCTCTATCCGGGCAAAAAAACTATTCCGGCGTTTAATGATACCCATTATTCATCTGTCTTTGGTTGATGATACTTTTATCAATAATACCACGCATGTTGCCAGACACTTTTTAGATGATTTTGCCAATGCAGCCTTTGGTATTACTGATACCGAAGAAAGCATTAACAACCCTGTTTATCTTAAACTAAAAAAAATAAGCACTCAACTGGGTCGTGAAAACAAAATCAATAAAGCCATATTTTCTGAGCTTGATGGTGACTTGAAACAATTTGTTAACTACCGGAAACAGCAAGCTAATCATACCCGAAAACAACCCCAGGCAGTGAAGGCCAATTTACAAAGCAAAGTGGACAACATTGTCCAACAAGCAATAAAAGACAAAGAAATCCCTCCCGGCATCCATTTATTTATTGATAAGATATGGAAAAATGTTTTACTCAATATTTATTCAGATAATAGTAGCAGTGACGATATGAAGGAACGCGCTAATGCATTTATTAGCGCCCTTATTTTTAGCATTACAGCAACACAAAAGCATATTGAAAGAGTCCGTATACAACGCTTGATTCCAATTATCAATGAAGAGCTTCAATTCGGCCTAGCACGTGTCCATTGCCCTAAAAACATTCAAGATAAAATTACTCTGGCAATTAAAAAACTTCATCATGCTGCATTACAATCCACTGAAGGCAAAACAAAACAACAGCCTAATAATTTGAATAATGAGCCTGATAAAATTATTTTTAGAAATGAATTATTTGATGACTCTCAAGCCGCTGATGGCTCTCACCTTGCTGATGGCTCTCAAGTAGCCGAGACAGCAAAAGTCAATTCTCCTGAATCAGCTCCCGAATCTACTCTTGAGTCGGTTCTTGACTCAAAGGCCATGCATAGCGAACTCACTCAATTTGATGAGGAAATTAACACACCGACTAAAGTTGTAGTCACGGAAGTATCCACACTTGAAGAAGCATTTGTTGATAGTATTGCTGAAGAGGATGCATTAGCAGAACAAGCCCCGAAAAAGACCGGATTAACACACCTAATCAATCGACCAACCACACATTGTGTGAAGAAAAATTATACACCTGAAAAACAGTCAAAAACTGATTTTGAATTGATTCGTCTAGTGAACAATAGCTATAAATTACAACTTATTGATGATGAATACACCTATCAGGTAAAAAATATTACTGAAGACTCCTGGCTTGAATTTTGTTTCAAATCACATTATTCCCGCGCTCGAGTTACTTGGGTAAAAGACGATAAAAGTCAGTTCAGTTGCTTGACACAAAATAATCGAGTCATTGAAATCTCTCTCGAAGCACTCAGTGATAGCTTCCGCCAAGGGATTGGCTCAATCGTACAAGCTTCATCACTTATGGGTGATGCTATTCAGGCTGTTAGTGATTCTGCTATGCAAGATAAGGGACTGAGCAAATAA
- a CDS encoding symmetrical bis(5'-nucleosyl)-tetraphosphatase: protein MTTYAIGDIQGCFDSLISLLDKLNFEPAKDTLWFAGDLINRGDKSLETLRFIKSLGDSAISILGNHDLTLLALCEGNKKVKHHTMDDILNAPDREELILWLRHRPLLHHDARLGYTMIHAGLPPQWDLATAQACAIEVESILQSNDFPLFMANMFGDQPREWHQDLAGWERLRFITNCLTRMRYCKPGGKLNFKDKGPIGTQKEGYLPWYETPKRKSSELKIIFGHWSTVFGKTSHPNTYAIDTGCLWGGALTAMQLNKVPQPPEFISVDCPDYQKITDLDQ from the coding sequence ATGACCACCTATGCGATTGGTGATATTCAGGGCTGTTTTGACTCACTTATTAGCCTCTTAGACAAACTCAACTTTGAACCCGCAAAAGACACTCTCTGGTTTGCCGGTGATTTGATCAACCGAGGTGATAAATCATTGGAAACATTACGTTTTATCAAAAGCTTAGGTGATAGCGCTATCAGCATTTTAGGCAATCATGATCTGACGCTTCTGGCCTTGTGTGAAGGCAATAAAAAAGTTAAACATCACACGATGGATGATATTCTTAACGCCCCCGATCGTGAAGAACTGATTCTCTGGCTACGGCATCGCCCTTTATTACATCATGATGCCCGTTTGGGCTATACCATGATCCATGCAGGCTTACCGCCGCAATGGGACTTAGCCACAGCACAGGCCTGTGCCATAGAGGTTGAATCCATCTTACAAAGCAATGATTTTCCACTATTTATGGCCAATATGTTTGGTGATCAGCCGAGAGAGTGGCATCAAGATCTGGCTGGCTGGGAACGACTGCGATTTATTACCAATTGTTTGACCCGGATGCGTTATTGTAAGCCCGGTGGCAAGCTTAATTTTAAAGATAAAGGCCCCATTGGCACGCAAAAGGAGGGCTATCTTCCCTGGTATGAAACACCCAAGCGAAAAAGCAGTGAGTTAAAAATTATTTTTGGTCATTGGTCTACTGTTTTTGGCAAAACCAGCCATCCCAATACCTATGCCATTGATACGGGCTGTCTTTGGGGGGGGGCTTTAACCGCCATGCAGCTCAATAAAGTACCTCAGCCACCGGAGTTCATTAGTGTTGACTGCCCTGATTATCAAAAAATAACCGATTTAGATCAATAG
- a CDS encoding branched-chain amino acid transaminase, producing the protein MLSMDDRDGVIWFDGEMVPWRDAKVHVLTHTLHYGMGVFEGERAYHTDKGAAIFRLQEHTDRLFRSAHILNMPMPFDKDTINEATRAVVAENNLDSAYIRPMAFYGSEGMGLRADNLKVHVMVAAWEWGAYLGDDCLEKGIRIRTSSFTRHHVNITMCKAKANGNYMNSMLALQEALTDGYDEALLLDVEGFVAEGSGENIFIVRNNTIFTPDLTSALEGITRDTIFTLAAELGYTVKEKRITRDEVYCADEAFFTGSAAEVTPIRELDNRKIGCGSRGSVTEKLQTMYFDQVHGRRDKYPEWQTLVK; encoded by the coding sequence ATGTTATCGATGGATGACAGAGATGGCGTCATCTGGTTTGATGGCGAAATGGTTCCCTGGCGTGATGCCAAAGTGCATGTTTTAACTCATACACTGCATTATGGAATGGGTGTTTTTGAAGGTGAACGTGCCTATCATACTGATAAGGGCGCTGCTATTTTTCGTCTACAGGAACATACTGACCGTTTATTTCGTTCGGCGCATATTCTCAATATGCCCATGCCATTTGATAAAGACACCATTAACGAAGCAACTCGTGCAGTGGTAGCGGAAAACAATCTGGACTCTGCCTATATCCGCCCGATGGCTTTTTATGGCAGTGAAGGCATGGGTCTGCGAGCCGATAACCTGAAAGTTCACGTCATGGTGGCCGCTTGGGAATGGGGTGCTTATCTGGGTGATGATTGCCTAGAAAAAGGCATTCGTATTCGTACTTCTTCGTTTACTCGTCACCATGTCAATATCACCATGTGCAAGGCCAAGGCGAATGGCAATTACATGAATTCCATGCTGGCCTTGCAAGAAGCATTAACCGATGGCTATGATGAAGCACTATTGCTTGATGTTGAAGGCTTTGTGGCCGAAGGCAGTGGTGAGAATATATTTATTGTGCGTAATAACACCATATTTACACCGGATTTGACCTCGGCACTAGAAGGTATTACTCGTGATACGATTTTTACTCTTGCCGCCGAGTTAGGCTATACGGTAAAAGAAAAACGCATTACCCGTGATGAAGTCTATTGCGCTGATGAAGCCTTCTTTACTGGCTCAGCAGCCGAAGTAACACCCATTCGTGAGCTGGATAATCGCAAAATTGGCTGTGGCAGTCGTGGTTCAGTGACAGAAAAATTGCAGACCATGTATTTTGATCAGGTGCATGGTCGTCGTGATAAATATCCTGAGTGGCAAACTTTAGTAAAATAA
- a CDS encoding zinc-finger domain-containing protein, whose product MAIVSNELLATPNSSNRYELKASELPAHCPMPGTSLWNSHPKVYLPVKENGGMAKCPYCGAEYLLKG is encoded by the coding sequence ATGGCAATAGTCAGCAATGAATTACTAGCGACACCCAATAGTAGCAATCGCTATGAACTCAAAGCATCCGAGTTGCCAGCACATTGCCCGATGCCCGGTACTAGCCTGTGGAATTCACATCCCAAAGTCTATTTGCCGGTCAAAGAAAATGGCGGCATGGCAAAATGCCCCTATTGTGGTGCAGAGTACCTGCTAAAAGGGTGA
- the waaF gene encoding lipopolysaccharide heptosyltransferase II has product MPLLWCRVPAKRVTSSTAEQRILIIGPSWVGDMVMAQSLFMVLKQQYAARDQSLQIDVMAPPWSNALLERMPEVSEVIDMPLGHGQLQLKQRYQLGKSLRSRRYDQAILLPNSLKSALVPFWAKILKRTGYVGEMRYSLLNDVHKLDKELLFMTVQRFVALAGADTDIEQIPVPALVVKAEDVQAVLSEFKLTQDKPILSLCPGAEYGPAKQWPARHYAALAKEKLRQGWQVWIFGSEKDQAIGAEIKQLLDQQAVNLCGKTQLAQAIDLMSLSKTVVSNDSGLMHMGAALGVPVVGVYGSSDPNFTPPLGKQSAVKSLYLSCSPCFKRTCPLGHTDCLEKLSPEMVTEVLEQLESDLEKGERL; this is encoded by the coding sequence ATGCCCCTATTGTGGTGCAGAGTACCTGCTAAAAGGGTGACTTCCAGTACCGCCGAGCAACGCATACTGATCATCGGCCCTTCATGGGTGGGTGATATGGTGATGGCACAAAGTCTGTTTATGGTACTCAAGCAGCAATATGCTGCTCGTGATCAGTCGCTACAGATTGACGTGATGGCACCACCCTGGAGCAATGCACTTTTAGAGCGTATGCCAGAAGTCAGTGAAGTGATTGATATGCCCCTAGGGCATGGTCAGTTGCAGCTCAAACAACGCTATCAATTGGGCAAGTCGCTACGCTCAAGGCGCTATGACCAAGCTATTCTACTGCCAAATTCCCTCAAATCAGCCTTAGTTCCCTTTTGGGCAAAGATCCTAAAACGTACCGGCTATGTGGGTGAGATGCGCTATAGTTTGCTTAATGATGTGCATAAACTCGACAAAGAATTATTGTTTATGACCGTACAGCGTTTTGTTGCTCTGGCGGGTGCGGATACAGATATTGAACAGATTCCGGTACCAGCCTTAGTGGTTAAAGCAGAAGATGTGCAGGCCGTATTAAGCGAATTTAAACTGACTCAGGACAAACCAATTTTAAGTCTTTGCCCCGGTGCAGAATACGGCCCTGCAAAGCAATGGCCAGCACGCCATTATGCTGCCTTAGCAAAAGAAAAATTACGTCAGGGCTGGCAAGTATGGATTTTTGGCTCAGAGAAAGATCAGGCCATTGGGGCAGAAATAAAGCAATTGCTCGATCAGCAAGCAGTCAATCTCTGTGGCAAAACCCAATTAGCGCAGGCCATTGATTTAATGTCTTTGAGTAAAACCGTGGTGAGTAATGACTCCGGTTTAATGCACATGGGCGCTGCACTCGGTGTGCCGGTGGTCGGTGTTTATGGTTCTAGCGATCCCAATTTTACTCCACCTCTGGGCAAGCAATCAGCAGTAAAAAGCCTTTATCTCAGTTGTAGTCCTTGTTTTAAGCGTACTTGTCCTTTGGGGCATACTGATTGTTTGGAAAAATTATCGCCTGAAATGGTCACCGAAGTGTTAGAGCAACTTGAGAGTGATTTAGAAAAAGGTGAGCGCCTTTGA
- the waaC gene encoding lipopolysaccharide heptosyltransferase I — MNTSTANTAPIKTPTIKKVLIIKTSSLGDVIHTLPALSDAVARLGEVQFDWVVEENFAEIPAWHPAVNKVIPVAIRRWRKQIFKTLFSGEWQSFKVDLQVERYDVVIDAQGLIKSALITRMAKGKRYGLDKSSAREPLAAKLYQYPQAIDKDQHAVERVRQLFAQSLGYSLDGLTLQYGISEKLNTKLNAMTAQKQVLFLHGTTWATKHWPEKFWLELAQRLSDKGYTILLPWGNEIERQRAVRIKNNTNVVILDKMNLHDLAQQIDAVDAVVAVDTGLAHLAAALDKATIALYGPTSPGLTGTYGQHQQHLQSTIDCAPCFQKNCDKQIDDIRPACYSFLTPEQVFNELDGLLNEKETQQ, encoded by the coding sequence TTGAACACATCAACTGCTAATACAGCGCCTATAAAAACACCTACTATCAAAAAAGTATTGATCATAAAAACCTCCTCTTTGGGTGATGTCATTCATACATTACCTGCACTGAGTGATGCCGTTGCACGGCTGGGTGAAGTGCAATTTGACTGGGTAGTGGAAGAAAATTTTGCTGAAATTCCTGCCTGGCATCCCGCTGTCAATAAAGTGATCCCCGTTGCCATTCGACGCTGGCGCAAGCAAATCTTCAAAACGCTTTTTTCCGGAGAATGGCAAAGCTTTAAGGTGGACTTACAAGTAGAACGTTATGATGTTGTGATTGATGCCCAAGGCTTAATAAAAAGTGCGCTGATCACACGCATGGCAAAGGGAAAACGCTATGGTCTGGATAAAAGTTCAGCCCGAGAACCACTCGCAGCAAAACTTTACCAATACCCACAAGCCATAGACAAAGATCAACATGCAGTTGAACGAGTACGCCAATTATTTGCCCAGAGCCTAGGCTATTCGCTTGATGGTCTAACATTACAATATGGTATCAGTGAAAAATTGAATACCAAACTCAATGCGATGACCGCACAAAAGCAAGTCTTATTTCTCCATGGCACGACCTGGGCAACCAAGCATTGGCCGGAAAAATTCTGGCTTGAATTGGCACAGCGCTTGAGCGATAAGGGCTATACGATTCTTTTGCCCTGGGGCAATGAGATTGAACGCCAGCGAGCAGTGCGTATAAAAAATAATACCAATGTCGTGATACTTGATAAAATGAATCTCCATGATTTAGCCCAACAAATTGATGCGGTGGATGCGGTGGTGGCCGTGGATACAGGACTGGCTCATTTAGCCGCAGCCTTAGACAAGGCCACTATTGCGCTTTATGGGCCGACCAGCCCGGGTCTTACAGGCACTTATGGTCAACATCAGCAGCACCTACAATCCACAATCGACTGTGCACCCTGTTTTCAAAAAAATTGTGATAAACAGATAGATGACATTAGACCCGCCTGTTATAGTTTTCTGACGCCAGAACAGGTCTTTAACGAATTGGATGGCTTGTTAAACGAGAAAGAGACTCAACAATGA
- a CDS encoding glycosyltransferase family 4 protein codes for MKLAFALFKYFPYGGLERDFLRIAKECQSRGHEIFVYSFIWEGEVPEGFNLTMIPVKGISNHQRISDYSDKLSQLLLQEQSLNEPYDLVVGFNKMKDLDLYYAADPCYEAKVREQHGRLYRLAKRYKVFHAMEEAVFAEDKNVELLFISEIQMANFKKIYNTPADRFHSLPPGVDRSRIRPDNADDIRQTMRQKLSLNADDKLLLMIGTGYKRKGVDRAMAGLASLPEPLRSKTFLMVAGEDKLKKYRALAKKLGIENQVHLPGARDDVPQLLLASDLFMHPARHENTGTVLLEAIAAGIPQLISGVCGYAFHIEQANAGMVLSEPFQQAELNQQLLTMLTSDEWQQWQDNALHYMRHSDIFSMPDKVSDIIEATGEKRSIANVYCNHQAS; via the coding sequence ATGAAATTAGCCTTTGCACTCTTTAAATACTTTCCCTATGGGGGCCTGGAACGTGATTTTTTACGTATCGCGAAAGAATGTCAGTCTCGTGGCCATGAAATTTTTGTTTACAGCTTTATTTGGGAAGGCGAAGTACCCGAAGGATTTAACTTAACCATGATACCAGTGAAAGGTATCAGCAATCATCAACGCATTAGTGATTATTCCGATAAATTATCACAACTGTTATTACAAGAGCAATCATTAAACGAGCCATACGATCTGGTTGTGGGTTTTAATAAAATGAAAGACCTGGATCTCTATTATGCAGCCGATCCTTGTTATGAAGCAAAAGTCAGAGAACAACATGGTCGCTTGTATCGTTTAGCTAAGCGTTATAAAGTATTTCATGCCATGGAAGAAGCAGTCTTTGCAGAGGATAAAAACGTTGAGTTACTCTTTATCTCTGAAATACAAATGGCCAATTTTAAAAAGATTTATAATACCCCCGCAGATCGTTTTCATTCTTTACCGCCGGGTGTCGATCGCTCACGCATACGGCCTGATAATGCCGATGATATTCGTCAAACGATGCGTCAGAAACTATCACTTAACGCCGATGATAAGCTCTTATTAATGATTGGTACGGGTTATAAGCGCAAAGGAGTTGATCGGGCAATGGCAGGCTTGGCGAGCTTGCCGGAGCCTCTGAGAAGCAAAACATTCTTGATGGTTGCCGGTGAAGATAAATTAAAAAAATACCGGGCATTGGCAAAAAAATTGGGCATTGAAAATCAAGTACACCTACCAGGTGCTAGAGATGATGTACCACAATTATTGTTGGCCAGTGATCTCTTTATGCATCCGGCACGTCATGAAAATACCGGCACAGTGTTATTAGAAGCGATTGCTGCTGGCATCCCACAATTAATCAGTGGTGTTTGTGGTTATGCCTTTCATATAGAGCAAGCCAATGCGGGTATGGTGTTGAGTGAGCCTTTTCAGCAAGCTGAATTGAACCAACAATTATTGACTATGCTGACATCAGATGAGTGGCAGCAATGGCAGGATAATGCCCTGCATTATATGCGCCATAGCGATATTTTTAGTATGCCGGATAAAGTCTCGGATATTATTGAAGCGACCGGAGAAAAACGTTCGATAGCCAATGTTTACTGCAATCATCAGGCAAGCTGA
- a CDS encoding lipopolysaccharide kinase InaA family protein: MRIAVEAITLQQLQAINYQVDLPFKLHLNGQSIQCEQLLRVVPGKRLVFRASLNAPNITESSTDNSDKKKIIIKLFLHASRAKKHCLRELEGAQLLMNHHIKTPELITQGVTDEGIHCLLFAYLEGQNLAAFWAENTPKARVKKLHELMPVLVQHHNAGLTHQDLHYANFLLSHGVYTLDGEEVKASATPLKKKIRLQNLALFLAQTFDLSREHHIELLDIYLSLSKIELSAKEKDIFLIAIKVFQQGRIKHYLKKILRDCTDIMHTKSKQSETLCRREYHNSSIQRLLDQPELFFQHENATFLKQGNTCTVKSIVVNNEKFVVKRYNPKGIAYELKHQAQWSRAKRSWLNAHLLRFMGIKTPEPIAFIEHRPALGKRCSYFICKYQQGQSSWDFFCDSDKNNTINKQPAAENLVKTLLQLCQYQITHGDLKGSNFIIDNNNTWVLDLDAMTQHKTLWRFKQNWQRDKMRFFKNWDKKACYKNWQQYFMQALK; encoded by the coding sequence ATGAGAATTGCCGTGGAAGCGATAACATTACAACAGTTGCAAGCAATTAACTATCAGGTCGATTTGCCATTCAAACTGCATCTGAATGGACAAAGCATCCAATGCGAGCAGTTATTACGTGTCGTACCCGGAAAAAGACTGGTTTTTCGTGCCTCTTTAAACGCACCGAATATTACTGAGAGTAGCACAGACAATAGCGATAAGAAAAAAATCATTATCAAGCTTTTTCTGCATGCTTCAAGGGCAAAAAAACATTGTTTAAGAGAGCTGGAAGGCGCTCAATTGTTAATGAATCATCATATCAAAACCCCTGAACTCATTACTCAGGGAGTGACGGATGAAGGGATTCATTGTTTGCTTTTTGCTTATCTAGAGGGGCAAAATCTAGCGGCATTTTGGGCTGAAAATACGCCCAAAGCTCGGGTGAAAAAACTACATGAGCTTATGCCGGTATTAGTACAGCATCATAATGCCGGCCTGACTCATCAAGATCTACACTATGCTAATTTTTTATTAAGTCATGGGGTTTACACCTTAGATGGTGAGGAAGTTAAAGCAAGTGCTACGCCACTAAAGAAAAAAATACGCCTGCAAAATCTAGCCCTGTTTTTAGCGCAAACCTTTGATTTGAGTCGTGAGCATCATATTGAATTATTAGATATTTATTTGTCCCTCAGTAAGATAGAACTTAGTGCAAAAGAAAAAGACATTTTTTTAATAGCGATCAAAGTATTTCAGCAAGGGCGTATTAAACATTATTTGAAAAAAATACTCAGAGATTGCACGGATATCATGCATACAAAAAGCAAGCAAAGTGAAACACTCTGTCGTCGAGAATATCATAATTCAAGCATTCAACGCTTACTTGATCAGCCCGAACTTTTTTTTCAACATGAAAATGCGACTTTTTTAAAGCAGGGTAATACCTGTACGGTAAAATCTATCGTTGTTAATAACGAAAAGTTTGTGGTTAAGCGTTATAATCCTAAAGGCATCGCCTATGAACTAAAGCATCAGGCACAATGGTCAAGGGCAAAACGCTCCTGGCTTAATGCCCATTTACTACGTTTTATGGGTATAAAAACCCCCGAACCCATTGCTTTTATTGAACATCGGCCGGCACTAGGAAAACGCTGTAGTTATTTTATTTGCAAATATCAACAAGGACAAAGCAGTTGGGACTTTTTTTGTGATAGCGATAAGAATAATACAATTAATAAGCAACCAGCGGCAGAAAATTTAGTTAAAACATTATTACAATTATGCCAATATCAAATTACTCATGGTGATTTGAAAGGCAGTAATTTTATCATTGATAATAACAACACCTGGGTACTTGATTTGGATGCCATGACGCAACATAAAACCCTGTGGCGATTTAAACAAAACTGGCAACGGGATAAAATGCGTTTTTTTAAAAACTGGGACAAGAAGGCTTGTTATAAAAACTGGCAACAGTATTTTATGCAAGCCCTAAAATAA
- the rfaP gene encoding lipopolysaccharide core heptose(I) kinase RfaP — protein MTLELSKVFAQQWHNKDPFVEADKLEGEIFRALEARKTLRFSLLGKSYFIKIHRGVGWFEIIENLVRLRLPVLGAANEYLAIKRLETLNVDTMKTVAYANKGINPARQQSFIITEDLINTISLEDFCAPWKDQAPRFTLKNHLIKKIAHISRTLHQNGINHRDFYICHFLLDISHEPIGEKHLKLSLIDLHRAQLREVTPERWIVKDIASLYFSAMNIGLTKRDFFRFMKHYRNSSLRACFTQERDFWQQVERQGKKLWLRKQRKGDAI, from the coding sequence ATGACCTTAGAATTAAGCAAAGTATTTGCCCAACAATGGCACAATAAAGATCCCTTCGTCGAAGCTGATAAGCTGGAAGGTGAAATTTTTCGTGCGCTGGAAGCGCGTAAAACACTGCGTTTTAGTTTGTTGGGAAAAAGCTATTTTATAAAAATACATCGTGGTGTTGGCTGGTTTGAAATCATTGAAAATCTTGTGCGCCTACGTTTGCCGGTATTAGGTGCTGCCAATGAATACTTAGCGATTAAACGCTTGGAAACACTGAATGTTGATACCATGAAGACTGTGGCCTATGCGAATAAAGGAATAAATCCCGCGAGACAACAATCCTTCATTATCACCGAAGATTTAATCAATACCATCAGCTTAGAAGATTTCTGCGCGCCATGGAAAGATCAAGCGCCAAGATTTACCCTGAAAAACCACTTAATCAAAAAAATTGCTCATATTAGCCGAACTTTGCATCAAAATGGCATTAATCACCGCGATTTTTATATTTGTCATTTTTTGTTAGATATCAGTCACGAGCCTATTGGTGAAAAACACTTGAAGTTATCGCTGATTGATCTTCACCGAGCACAATTACGGGAGGTTACGCCGGAGCGTTGGATAGTCAAAGATATAGCCAGCCTATACTTTTCTGCCATGAACATCGGCCTGACGAAAAGAGATTTTTTTCGTTTTATGAAACACTATCGAAATTCCAGTTTAAGAGCCTGTTTTACTCAGGAACGTGATTTTTGGCAACAGGTTGAACGACAAGGTAAAAAACTCTGGCTACGTAAACAGCGAAAGGGAGATGCAATTTAG
- a CDS encoding nucleotidyltransferase domain-containing protein: protein MRLDSTQQAALKLAFQNLNKEDEVYLFGSRVDDNKKGGDIDLLIFSAKDSFELSRKISQEFFKHCEEKIDVLVVHPQNQTQEQKLFTSSLKKVPLKLL, encoded by the coding sequence ATGCGACTAGACTCAACACAACAAGCGGCACTCAAATTAGCTTTTCAGAATCTGAATAAAGAGGATGAAGTGTATTTGTTTGGTTCAAGAGTTGATGATAATAAAAAAGGTGGTGATATTGATTTGCTCATTTTTTCAGCCAAAGATAGCTTTGAACTTTCTAGAAAGATTAGTCAGGAGTTTTTCAAACATTGCGAAGAAAAAATTGATGTTTTGGTTGTACATCCACAAAATCAAACCCAAGAACAAAAACTGTTTACTTCATCACTAAAAAAAGTACCTCTAAAGCTGTTATAA